The genomic DNA ttatttctacaactctgaattttctctgatagagtgattggaacagatacttctttgtcacaaaaaacattcatgaagtttggttcttttatggctttattatgggtgaacataaaaaagtgatcaaatttgctgggtcaaaaatatacatacagcagcgctaatatttgttaacacgtcccttggccattttcacttcaattaggcgcttttggtagccatccacaagcttctggttgaatctttgaccactcctcttgacagaattggtgcagttcagttaaatttgatggctttctgacatggacttgtttcttcagcattgtccacaaattctcaatggggtttaagtcaggactttgggaaggcctatcgaaaaccttaattctagcctgatttagccattccattaccacttttgatgtgtgtttggggtcattgtcctgttggaacacccaactgcgcccaagacccaatcttcgggctgatgacgttaggttatcttgaagaatttgaaggtaatactccttcttcattatcccatttactctctgtaaagcaccagttccattggtagcaaaacagccccacagcataatactaccaccaccgtgcttgacggtaggcatggtgtacttggggttaaaggcctcgccttttctcctccaaacatattgctgggcattgtggccaaacaactcgatttttgtttcgtctgaacacagaactttcctccagaaggtcttatctttgtccatgtgatcagcagcaaacttcagtcgagccttaaggtgccgcttttggagcaagggcttccttcttgcacggcagcctctcagtccatggagatgcaaaacacgcttgactgtggacactgacacctgtgttccagcagcttctaattcttggcagatctgctttttggtgattctcggttgaatcttcaccctcctgaccaattttctctcagcagcaggtgatagcttgcgttttcttcctgatcgtggcagtgacaaaacggtgctatgcactttatacttacaaacaattgtttgcactgttgctcttgggacctgcagctgctttgaaatggctccaagtgactttcctgacttgttcaagtcaatgattcgctttttcagatccatgtatgtatatttttgacccagcagatttgatcactttttctgttaacccataataaagtcataaaagaaccaaacttcatgaatgttttttgtgacaaagaagtatctgttccaatcactctatcggagaaaaatcagagttgtagaaataactggaaactcaagagaggcatgacattatgttcttcacaagtgtatgtaaacttttgaccacaactgtaagtacagtaacgaagtacttttacttcattatATTCCACCACTGATATTACATTACAAACAACTGATCTTCTTAGGGCTTTGGAAGGAGACCCTCACATCGTGCGCTACGAGTTTATCCCCGAGACGAGCGACGAGCTGGCTGTTGTCCCTGGCAATATTGTGTTTGTTCTGCAGAAAGGGTCCGACAACTGGGCCTCAGTCGTCTTTAACGGAAGAGTGAGACTGCTTGCCTTACTATACTATACATCATTTGTACTCAATCTAAATTTCACATATCAACTATGATTTGAACACAGAAGGGACTTGTTCCTTACAATTACCTGGAACGCATGGAAATGTCCTTGGATACTAAGCAGAAGAACGTGAGAAGTTCATTGTCACAGTCAAAACATTTTATTGGATCTGGTTGAAGGCCATGTTGATTTTATAATCCCCGCTGTTTTCTGTTTATTGGTAAACAGGAACTATCAGAACCTCCAAATCGGGAACCACCGACCAGGCCAGAAAGGAAACAAGGTGTGCATTAattatttgaacataattttcaaaaatatgtttGGTGATTGGTGAAATTTGTGAATGACATTTTCTTCAGGTCTCAATCGTACAGACAGAAGCAATGGAGATTTACGGCAGGAGGTAtgcaatcattaaaaaaaaaaaaaaaattgaaaaactttCTACATGATTTTGTCCTCACATCAGGAGGCCCAACTTCCTGACAACTCGTGTATTGTCAAAGTGCATTACACATTCAACTTTGCAGTGTCTCTAACAAGTGGCTCCACTTACTCGACACTTATCGAAAAGATCAGTAAAAAACTGAACGTTTCCACCGTTTCAGTCACGTTGAGGTAAGATTAACATGTTACAAGTGTCATTTTACATGATTAAGTTGTGCACAAATTTGCGTTCAATGAAGGTTGACATCAGATCCAACAAGTGTCTTGAATGAGAACACAGACATGGAGAGCGTTTGGGGTCGCGCTCAGAACAAGCACCTGACATTGTGGTGTAATATCAAGGACGTGAGTACATAAAAATTTAAACACCCACCATAAAATTGATCTAAATTTACTAAGTGGTCCTGTTTAGCAAACTGGAGTACAGCAACCACAGAATGAGATTGTTTTTGTGGCACTTCACTCTTACGAATCATCAAATCCTGAGgatctcaattttaaccaggGAGATAAAATCACTCTCATCAGTAAAAGTGAGAAAGCACCCCTTttatcactttttttctttgtagTTCAGACATGAtcaaacttttttcccccctgcagTTAACCAGGACTGGTTGGAAGGACATTCTAATGGAAACACTGGCATCTTTCCTGTATCCTTTGTGGAGGAAGTTCCTGTGAATGACCAGTGATGTATGCAAACTGAAATGCACAACTcacaaaatttctttaaaataatGTCAACTATCCTCCTTCTTCTTCATAGGCAATAGCGATACCTCTCCTGCCTTCCACAGCTTTCCCCACAGGCGTCTCCCCCAACTTTTGCTCCAAGCCACGCCAGCTCCGAGTTGCCAGAAATGATGCTGAAAAGACACAGTGAACATAAGTGTGCTTCACCCTAATACTGCAAGTTTAAGACAATAAACAACTGAAAATCCATCAACATGTCTTTTAGTGGTTCAAACAGTAGGGAATGAAATACTCAGTaagtttcggactataaggcgcacctgactataaacagccacacaccaaatttgacacaaaaatggcatttgttcaaagGTAAGCCAAAGTTGTCCTCAGTTTTatttggaatatttacaccaaaagatattaaccggtaacactttatttgacagcagcatcataagactaaatgaaccaattggctgaaaagctttatttggccatcactgctcccttgggggacacagtcaacctctgcagccaacatgcctccaagcacTCGATACTTAAGTACTCATCACTCTACTCGAGTACTCAAGTACTGGAGTATTCATTACTTTACTACTTGAGTACTTGTTACTTAAGTACCCATTACTATTCTAGTACTTTGTTACTTATGTACTCCAGTACgcatactaagggtgtaacggtacatgtaatagtattgaaccgtttcggtacgtggtgctcgattCGGAACGgaagcgtaccgaacgagtttctgacctaatataacccttactttttgaggctgtgagtcgatcgggttacagtttctttgtgtagattatatttactccgtcttatctactataatgaggaccaacacagtaggacagtataacccagaagcgACAAcgaggccgccgcgagaacgcagtgaaacgcgggcgttagaggcaatcagccaatgcgcaccagttgcagtgcggccgcgttagatgcgtcccagaagcggctcaacgcaatGCAAGCaaaaagaatggcagagtttattatttgacgcgagacgcggccctcctgcgtcaatactactaccggtagctaggatcggaccGGAAGtctctcgtgtaaaaataccgtGGATCCGGTTGAGTtagctaatatgcaatcgtaacctactttttgagcccatcagatctcttgagtggtaaatcggggcacagttgacttgtctttgttgatttactgctgtcttctctgctataataataaccaacacggccccatgttcaatacgaaaccctcctaccacaacaaaacaagtaggaactaatattcacataggaactaaagttatacaacataaaatatacaatataaatgaatactacatcacatttgtaaaatataaacacataataaaataaataatagcccatttaaataaaataaattgaaatgagctaaaacacctgtaattaaataataggaaaattacacacatcctgcttacacaattaaatttattaatttctgtgtggcgctttaacttgagaaaatcagccaataaagcttttgaaaaccgttcatcggaaaaaaaaaatgtttcactgaggcatttcatttgtaaaatacatgttaaaatctttgtcattgggattgcttttctctttagcacaggacttcttttttcttctttctttcagaaagaacgctgaccaatacgcagggtctgaaaggcaaattgttgttggattatctttaaatacccgctactttttgagcagaattctagctttgtataggctaatgttcctattgttgaaagcacacaagtgtgtaataaacaactagcacatttatattttgcattttgttttcttactgtaccgaaaatgaaccgaaccgtgactttaaaaccgaggtacgcaccgaaacgagatttttgtgtaccgttacacccctaacgcATACTTTACTGCAGTACTCATTACTTAAGCACTCGAGTACTCGTTAAGTACTTGTTACTCAAGTGCTCGTTATTTAAGTACTTTAACGCTTAAAAGTCTCAGGACGCGCCCACGCGTCTTCagcgcatgtcgtctttgaagcccCCTCACGttattaatagggctgtcaaacgattaaaatttttaatcgagttaattacagcttaaaaattaattaaacgtaattaatcgcaattaatcgcaattcaaaccgtctataaaatatgccatatttttctgtaaattatatatatattctgtaaaataaattgttggaatggaaagataagacacaagatggatatatacattcaacatacggtacataaggactgtagtgggcatttcactctactgtcatttaaatctgtctatgctgtcttcactccgaagcgtctactttttccaaagctagacagctagtgaacgacgccttaataatcagacttcttcctttttcatctgatttattaataaaatggcctcaaaccattgtcctctttagaccgtcgtaaaactacaaaataaaagtacacaagcattgcattagcaacaacgttagcttagcacgctatacaggttcactaaacataaacaaaaagcgtctcatacaaaaaatataaaatttcgcttactaacataatatgtacattctttacaacaaccatacttacggacaaatcttgcccaaggatcatataagcacaacattatcagcccgagacgtcgtgcagccataatgaactggtaagaaaacaataaaccatgtcgcaaagagaccacaagagttcgctgttggacagcataaaaagccttgctgtaaaacttaccaaaaggcagaatactttctgagcgggacatgtgcgttaattgcgtcaaatattttaacgtgattaattaaaaaaattaattaccgcgcgttaacgcgataattttgacagccctagttattaataatcgatttataatcgaatcgtaaggtgccccaagattccaacCTCCGGTAAAAATGTAgttttacttcgttacattccaccactgggtTTAAATAACACGTACCGGCAGAGTTGGAGTTGGCCACGGTCAGTGTGTGGTTTCTTAAGACAAGTGAAGAGCTGTTTGAGGACTCTGCAAGATCGCAGTCAAGCTTGTAGCTCCTCATAGCACCGGTGATTAAGGACACGTCTGTTTCGTCACATTCTTCTAGCTCTTTTGGCAGAGGCACGTAATTTGGTCCACCTACAGAAAAAATATAATGCCAGTAGTTGTGAGACCAAGACTATGACACATGAATACAGAAGATAATGTTGTCATTGAGATAAACTGGAAAGTATTCAACACAATAAGTGGATTCACGTAAGGTGAAGATATTTGGtattcaatatgggtaaacattCATATTAGTGATGCAACGAtatctcgagtaattcgatgagaaaatagtttcgaatcaaattttgctgcttcgagggttCGTTTAAATAATTAGAGTGTCGTTGTAgtagttttgaaagtgtttgcatttagttttattgatttgaggggcgtggatacactgccctctcgtgGCAACAGTGAGTATGGCATCTAACATggatggatccagctgctcccctgTTGAGAGCAatataaggttgtaagtttgattatgcatttgtaatttagtttagagcagtggttcttaactggggttcAGTGAAGGGTAAGAAACGCAGAACCCCATTTTGTACGCAGaccaaatctaggcaaagtggcgttttagaTTGGGTTTGGACTGGTTTTCACTCAATTTAttggctttattccatttctttcaactgctagccctctatctaatgggaggagaaatctgtttgctcagtggaatgtTGACTGgaacttggtatgaggaagtataacagacctacagacaACGTGAAGGGcgtatataattaaaaaaaagaacatatatatatattgaaggggaaaaagatatcgtcatcgcacaccatataattgtttgcattagtctaacacatatatagtctaacacatacatatggtacaggttctcataggcaccgtctaactgtttgcgttactctaacacacgtaatataattaatcaggaaatagtatcattttcatttttacggtaggactgcactactaatataaaataaatagcacaccatagtttaatgagaagaaatagaagagatacacaatgccgtcttatcacaagattgacgcaccaactcttgcaatcagctctctcagcaaactccaaggacaaagcgctttgtcctaaaacaagtacaaccagcccggactgctaagttgatagcgggcgtcccaatccgcgcacgaacctaagcagcccaaaaccggccacagaggggcagacccaaaagcaacgcccagacacaccttcggacacacCTTTGACCCGGCCCGCCTCAGCAAagcctttaaaaagactggacactgagataacacagatttttgctgctcgaAAATATGTAGCCttcttttggatccagaattgtccctccgtcgtctgtttttgccttgtttttaacattgtcgatgaataaattgtcaacctgctttcggcgagtctttttcaaacttttggaacattgagtcagtacaaagggttaaaataagaggacgcgcgaagttctgccttcccggtCGGCGCGCGCAGAggcagcgtcagccgagcggcacttgttttggctgtcgctgttccCGGTTGTGTctgggccgggggggggggggggggggggggggggttcaaaaatatatatattagggttgtcaaacgattaaaattattgtaggaatggaaagataagacacaagaaggatatatacattcaacatacagtatataagtactgtatttgtttattataacaataaatcaacaaaatggcattaacattattaacattctgttaaagcgatccatggatagaaagacttgtagttcttaatagaaaaatgttgtacacgttagagaaattttacattaaaacccctcttaatgttttcgttttaataaaatttgtaaaattttcaatcaaaaaataaactagtagcccgccattgttgatgtcaataattacttactcaatgctcatggatgcctataaaatcagtcgcacccaagcgccagcagagggcggcaaaactccataaaacacaacaagtgagcgtttcaatgtgtactgtcatttaaaactctgagcggggcatctgcgtcaattgcgtcaaatattttaacgtgattaattttaaaaattaattaacgcccgttaacgcgataattttgacagccctaatatatatatatatatatatatatatatatatatatatatatatatatatatatatataaacataaatataaatataaataagacggaaaacacaaacaagactgaaaaagcagtttctgctcttgcactcttctttaaaagaaactccagtattttaagccaaaacaattgttgtgtttgatagaacaatatgtctctgcttccatagcagattcatggcgcattaagccctcgaactatttttaatttgtctgttttaccctgaaaacccccatttacagacgccgcgcaaccgcttttgtttcaacctagccataaaaagaaggtaagcaatCATATGtaatattcgaaatgtctgtcatttttagcttagaatcattaattgatgtctaatattgtttaaaaaaaaaaaaaaaaaaacattaaaaatttttcactcacatattttaaacttttaaacaaagtacgtgacaaaaaaaaatttggcgtctgtaaaaaggtcacggatatctacctcataactatcgcttaattgtatttttttttgttactggcaCATTTTCCCcgaaatgttagatgataaataatccaaacaaagaaaaatttaaaaataatgtttaatagggtaaatataaaataagtaaaaagaCCATCTcaatcactccttgatgtctgcgatttctgcatcgcgacccttgttatatcaccatgcttcacccataaaatccccccaaaatccagctgtggccattcacagctgtgtcttgatacatgctacatggagtttttggatcgaaacaaggtaagtacgcgataatatctcgttaaaatcgtggcgtctttaattctgctcttgcgtgctctcgcctccagttagggttttgctgtttaaatttttattttattttttttaaatgccaaatcttttttccccagaaaattgagattttaagctttccaatgatgtatcacacatgcatatcggacaattttgaaatttggccaaattgggggtctcagagcggaacctcaagtcacctgagtgttttccgccatatatacatatatatatatatatatatatatttgctgcATTTTACGCCACGacaatagtatgtgatgcaaggatgcggcaataaaatgagaatgtagacatgaaaacaaaaagaggaacagtgtgaaatgaaattaGTTTTATTTTCCAATGTGTAAATCGACAGCAAAAGGCTAAATTATTTGTAGTAAAGTCgaaatctggaagaaatttgaacaggaattcattTAGATGTTAACTTGCTCGGTTCTGAATTAGtaaaaaaatgtctttattatgaaattccaaagggttcggtgaatgcacctgtgaaactcgtggggtttGGTGCCTTTAGCAAGGTAAAGAACCACTGATTTGGATGTATATTTAgctgggtttttttgtttgtttttattttttagtgggaatgtgtgtgtgaacaatctgtcaagagcattgttaaaaaaaaaaaaaaaaacatttcatagcatttaagctaacggacttttgccatgcaagttcGCCAATTGTTCATTTGCTTCATTCACTTCGATccccatttattttattttttttaaaccatttgaGGCCAagctattttttaaatgcatttattgctcttgtgaaatgaaagtgaatttctgcatagtttgaaaaaacattggggaattttattttgtagtcgcatttaatgctactttgaaattgcaatcttagcaagcgtttgttttacatgtcctaaaatttattctgcaacacattaaatgttcctaaaccGATTATTTGATCATttgaactaattgatagattaattaattaaacaatcgatagctgcagcactaATCCATATTGATTACATCTTAATTCTTTATTGAATTATGGTGGTTCTATATTAAACTACAGATAACACCAATACAGATTGGCTTACCACACTGCCCTAGCAACTTTGTAATCAAATGTACATGAGCAATTCCACTGAAAccagaatttaaaaaatgattttcctgttttaattgtatttgaAGAGCTTTCTGAAACTGCAAAAGTATTTGAAGTCCAATTAGATTTTGTATTTATCTTTGCAAACCTTAACGTGAAAGTTTCTGTGGTGACAATTTTATTTATGAGTCATTTGGAAAATATCAAATATGTGgcctaaatacagtgccttgcaaaagtattcggcccccttgaatcttgcaacctttcgccacatttcaggcttcaaacataaagatatgaaatttaatttttttgtcaagaatcaacaacaagtgggacacaatcgtgaagtggaacaacatatattggataatttaaacttttttaacaaataaaaaacagaaaagtggggcgtgcaatattattcggcccccttgcgttaatactttgtagcgccaccttttgctccaattacagctgcaagtcgcttggggtatgtttctatcagttttgcacatcgagagactgacattcttgcccattcttccttgcaaaacagctcgagctcagtggggttggatggagagtgtttgggaacagcagtcttcagctctttccacagattctcgattggattcaggtctggactttgacttggccattctaacacctggatacgtttgtttttgaaccattccattgtagatttggctttatgttttggatcattgacctgttggaagataaatctccgtcccagtctcaggtcttgtgcagataccaacaggttttcttccagaatgttcctgtatttggctgcatccatcttcccgtcaattttaaccatcttccctgtccctgctgaagaaaagcaggcccaaaccatgatgctgccaccaccatgtttgacagtggggatggtgtgttcagggtgatgagctgtgttgcttttacgccaaacatatcgttttgcattgtggccaaaaagttcaattttggtttcatctgaccagagcaccttcttccacatgttttgtgtgtctcccaggtggcttgtggcaaactttaaacgagactttttatggatatctttgttgtcctatggacagactctcccacctcagctgtagatctctgcagttcatccagagtgatcatgggcctcttggcttcatctctgatcagttttctccttgtttga from Corythoichthys intestinalis isolate RoL2023-P3 chromosome 20, ASM3026506v1, whole genome shotgun sequence includes the following:
- the ncf2 gene encoding neutrophil cytosol factor 2, producing the protein MAFLDTLRQWDDAVTCVDRNDLAEALRMFLSIQEPNSKICFNIGCLQLLNQNLDAAEKAFDCSICKDEHLAVAFFQRGITFYKKKRYEESVSDFQLSHKALRGNQLIDYKVLGLRYKLYACEVLHNMALAEAHLGQWEKAQKNLVKAFECKTDAKQSVLDRAMQSILKQKVFKAVEFPATVLFRPNKHYVAELEKKDYLGKAKVVASVIPQDKFSGFAPLKPQVEQEPSGPKEPEVMRALEGDPHIVRYEFIPETSDELAVVPGNIVFVLQKGSDNWASVVFNGRKGLVPYNYLERMEMSLDTKQKNELSEPPNREPPTRPERKQGLNRTDRSNGDLRQEEAQLPDNSCIVKVHYTFNFAVSLTSGSTYSTLIEKISKKLNVSTVSVTLRLTSDPTSVLNENTDMESVWGRAQNKHLTLWCNIKDQTGVQQPQNEIVFVALHSYESSNPEDLNFNQGDKITLISKINQDWLEGHSNGNTGIFPVSFVEEVPVNDQ